From the Corythoichthys intestinalis isolate RoL2023-P3 chromosome 13, ASM3026506v1, whole genome shotgun sequence genome, one window contains:
- the rbm14b gene encoding RNA-binding protein 14b isoform X1, with product MSAQPPSMPGSQAEAAATILKNRTSAAPSTMDKGLTVKLFVGNLSLDATQEELSSIFEPFGHVVSCSVLRQFAFVHIQGEGAAERAIRELNGREFHGRNLVVEESRGRPLHSTKVFVGNLSGMCTTEDLQQLFQTFGKVLECDKVKGYAFVHMENKEDALQAIEALHGTSFKGRPLSVELSKVQPSKQAPTGKIPCVNCGKQGHYAGECPVGKPTLEQYQSQAAVLAAAAAAAAGLPLQVQQSVHNSVYNTSTFDPTYAALTGITTGTRTDGNPVNPAVYGALASQVYGANVANQLYGSVANQAALTSGTAQVYSSVTTNLYGQVAANPAAASAYTTPVYTPAMANPIYLTATPGLDMQSAAAAAAVNSSYAVAPAISPAYAHITAMGAADPATAIFEAARQAHYFAQGQQVVAEQQQTAAATAKSGERDRSPLRRTAPLLPDPIMKPFIYQRAKPRRSLLPTPAGRAAEEAASEAAEDHVARYYADYYQQLQQYPHFQYAYPSPGAMSAIPGMQAVPAMSAQPVAALDSLRPVVPAAAVAAAIAAPRVYEPPLPPTTRKESILRRPELSLHTPEPPFR from the exons ATGTCCGCCCAACCCCCTTCAATGCCGGGCAGTCAAGCGGAAGCAGCCGCGACCATTTTGAAAAACAGGACCAGCGCAGCGCCAAG CACCATGGACAAGGGCCTCACGGTGAAACTGTTTGTGGGCAACCTGTCGTTGGACGCCACCCAGGAGGAGTTATCGTCCATCTTTGAGCCTTTCGGTCATGTGGTCAGCTGCAGCGTGCTGCGACAGTTCGCCTTCGTGCACATACAGGGCGAGGGGGCCGCCGAGCGCGCCATCCGCGAGCTCAATGGGCGCGAGTTCCACGGACGCAACCTGGTGGTGGAGGAGTCCCGGGGGCGGCCTCTGCACTCCACCAAAGTATTTGTCGGGAACCTGAGCGGCATGTGCACCACCGAGGACCTTCAGCAGCTATTTCAGACCTTTGGGAAAGTTCTGGAATGCGACAAAGTCAAAG GTTACGCCTTCGTGCACATGGAGAACAAGGAAGACGCACTCCAGGCCATCGAGGCGCTTCATGGCACCTCCTTCAAGGGGCGGCCGCTTTCTGTAGAGCTCTCCAAAGTTCAACCCAGCAAGCAGGCACCCACCGGGAAGATACCGTGCGTCAACTGCGGAAAGCAAGGCCACTACGCCGGCGAGTGTCCTGTGGGGAAACCCACTTTGGAGCAGTATCAGAGCCAAGCTGCTGTCTTGGCGGCCGCGGCAGCCGCTGCCGCCGGCCTGCCCCTGCAAGTCCAGCAGAGTGTGCACAACTCCGTGTACAACACTTCAACGTTTGACCCCACGTACGCCGCCCTCACTGGCATCACCACGGGCACGCGCACCGACGGCAACCCCGTCAACCCGGCAGTCTACGGCGCCCTCGCTAGCCAAGTGTACGGCGCCAACGTGGCCAATCAGCTCTATGGATCTGTGGCCAACCAGGCGGCGCTAACATCAGGAACCGCTCAAGTTTACAGCTCGGTCACCACCAACCTGTACGGGCAGGTGGCGGCCAATCCCGCCGCGGCGTCTGCTTACACCACACCCGTTTATACACCCGCCATGGCCAACCCCATCTACCTGACCGCCACCCCCGGTTTAGATATGCAGTCGGCCGCTGCCGCCGCAGCGGTCAACTCCTCCTACGCGGTGGCCCCGGCAATCTCCCCCGCTTACGCTCACATTACCGCCATGGGTGCCGCCGACCCCGCCACCGCCATCTTTGAAGCTGCCAGACAGGCTCACTATTTTGCTCAAGGTCAGCAGGTGGTGGCCGAGCAGCAGCAGACGGCGGCCGCGACTGCCAAGTCTGGCGAACGGGACCGCAGCCCGCTCCGAAGGACTGCCCCACTCCTGCCGGACCCCATCATGAAGCCCTTTATTTACCAGCGGGCCAAACCGCGGCGCTCCCTGCTCCCAACGCCTGCCGGCCGCGCCGCAGAGGAGGCGGCGTCGGAGGCGGCTGAGGACCACGTGGCAAG ATACTATGCTGACTACTACCAGCAGCTGCAGCAGTACCCTCACTTCCAGTACGCCTACCCCTCCCCCGGGGCCATGTCCGCCATCCCCGGCATGCAGGCGGTGCCCGCCATGTCCGCCCAGCCCGTTGCCGCGCTGGACTCCCTCAGGCCAGTGGTACCCGCCGCGGCCGTGGCAGCAGCCATCGCTGCGCCCAGGGTGTATGAGCCGCCGTTGCCGCCGACCACACGCAAGGAGTCCATCCTCCGCCGCCCCGAACTTTCCCTTCACACGCCTGAGCCCCCCTTTCGATAG
- the rbm14b gene encoding RNA-binding protein 14b isoform X2 has product MDKGLTVKLFVGNLSLDATQEELSSIFEPFGHVVSCSVLRQFAFVHIQGEGAAERAIRELNGREFHGRNLVVEESRGRPLHSTKVFVGNLSGMCTTEDLQQLFQTFGKVLECDKVKGYAFVHMENKEDALQAIEALHGTSFKGRPLSVELSKVQPSKQAPTGKIPCVNCGKQGHYAGECPVGKPTLEQYQSQAAVLAAAAAAAAGLPLQVQQSVHNSVYNTSTFDPTYAALTGITTGTRTDGNPVNPAVYGALASQVYGANVANQLYGSVANQAALTSGTAQVYSSVTTNLYGQVAANPAAASAYTTPVYTPAMANPIYLTATPGLDMQSAAAAAAVNSSYAVAPAISPAYAHITAMGAADPATAIFEAARQAHYFAQGQQVVAEQQQTAAATAKSGERDRSPLRRTAPLLPDPIMKPFIYQRAKPRRSLLPTPAGRAAEEAASEAAEDHVARYYADYYQQLQQYPHFQYAYPSPGAMSAIPGMQAVPAMSAQPVAALDSLRPVVPAAAVAAAIAAPRVYEPPLPPTTRKESILRRPELSLHTPEPPFR; this is encoded by the exons ATGGACAAGGGCCTCACGGTGAAACTGTTTGTGGGCAACCTGTCGTTGGACGCCACCCAGGAGGAGTTATCGTCCATCTTTGAGCCTTTCGGTCATGTGGTCAGCTGCAGCGTGCTGCGACAGTTCGCCTTCGTGCACATACAGGGCGAGGGGGCCGCCGAGCGCGCCATCCGCGAGCTCAATGGGCGCGAGTTCCACGGACGCAACCTGGTGGTGGAGGAGTCCCGGGGGCGGCCTCTGCACTCCACCAAAGTATTTGTCGGGAACCTGAGCGGCATGTGCACCACCGAGGACCTTCAGCAGCTATTTCAGACCTTTGGGAAAGTTCTGGAATGCGACAAAGTCAAAG GTTACGCCTTCGTGCACATGGAGAACAAGGAAGACGCACTCCAGGCCATCGAGGCGCTTCATGGCACCTCCTTCAAGGGGCGGCCGCTTTCTGTAGAGCTCTCCAAAGTTCAACCCAGCAAGCAGGCACCCACCGGGAAGATACCGTGCGTCAACTGCGGAAAGCAAGGCCACTACGCCGGCGAGTGTCCTGTGGGGAAACCCACTTTGGAGCAGTATCAGAGCCAAGCTGCTGTCTTGGCGGCCGCGGCAGCCGCTGCCGCCGGCCTGCCCCTGCAAGTCCAGCAGAGTGTGCACAACTCCGTGTACAACACTTCAACGTTTGACCCCACGTACGCCGCCCTCACTGGCATCACCACGGGCACGCGCACCGACGGCAACCCCGTCAACCCGGCAGTCTACGGCGCCCTCGCTAGCCAAGTGTACGGCGCCAACGTGGCCAATCAGCTCTATGGATCTGTGGCCAACCAGGCGGCGCTAACATCAGGAACCGCTCAAGTTTACAGCTCGGTCACCACCAACCTGTACGGGCAGGTGGCGGCCAATCCCGCCGCGGCGTCTGCTTACACCACACCCGTTTATACACCCGCCATGGCCAACCCCATCTACCTGACCGCCACCCCCGGTTTAGATATGCAGTCGGCCGCTGCCGCCGCAGCGGTCAACTCCTCCTACGCGGTGGCCCCGGCAATCTCCCCCGCTTACGCTCACATTACCGCCATGGGTGCCGCCGACCCCGCCACCGCCATCTTTGAAGCTGCCAGACAGGCTCACTATTTTGCTCAAGGTCAGCAGGTGGTGGCCGAGCAGCAGCAGACGGCGGCCGCGACTGCCAAGTCTGGCGAACGGGACCGCAGCCCGCTCCGAAGGACTGCCCCACTCCTGCCGGACCCCATCATGAAGCCCTTTATTTACCAGCGGGCCAAACCGCGGCGCTCCCTGCTCCCAACGCCTGCCGGCCGCGCCGCAGAGGAGGCGGCGTCGGAGGCGGCTGAGGACCACGTGGCAAG ATACTATGCTGACTACTACCAGCAGCTGCAGCAGTACCCTCACTTCCAGTACGCCTACCCCTCCCCCGGGGCCATGTCCGCCATCCCCGGCATGCAGGCGGTGCCCGCCATGTCCGCCCAGCCCGTTGCCGCGCTGGACTCCCTCAGGCCAGTGGTACCCGCCGCGGCCGTGGCAGCAGCCATCGCTGCGCCCAGGGTGTATGAGCCGCCGTTGCCGCCGACCACACGCAAGGAGTCCATCCTCCGCCGCCCCGAACTTTCCCTTCACACGCCTGAGCCCCCCTTTCGATAG
- the LOC130928381 gene encoding alpha-actinin-3 produces the protein MTTLESHMTYTIHHEQTYMTQEDDWDRDLLLDPAWEKQQRKTFTAWCNSHLRKAGTQIENIEEDFRNGLKLMLLLEVISGERLPKPDKGKMRFHKIANVNKALDFICSKGVKLVSIGAEEIVDGNVKMTLGMIWTIILRFAIQDISVEETSAKEGLLLWCQRKTAPYRNVNVQNFHISWKDGLALCALIHRHRPDLIDYSKLRKDDPIGNLNTAFEVAEKYLDIPKMLDAEDIVNTPKPDEKAIMTYVSCFYHAFAGAEQAETAANRICKVLAVNQENEKLMEEYEKLASELLEWIRRTIPWLENRVAEQTMRAMQQKLEDFRDYRRVHKPPRVQEKCQLEINFNTLQTKLRLSNRPAFMPSEGKMVSDIANAWKGLEQVEKGYEEWLLTEIRRLERLDHLAEKFKQKCNMHESWTAGKEDLLSKKDYESASLMEIRALMRKHEAFESDLAAHQDRVEQIAAIAQELNELDYHDAASVNARCQGICDQWDNLGTLTQKRRDALERVEKLWETIDQLYLEFAKRAAPFNNWMDGAMEDLQDMFIVHSIEEIQSLITAHDQFKATLPEADKERMATLGIHTEILKIAQTYGIKLSGINPYTNLTPQDIGTKWDTVKHLVPLRDQMLQEEVARQQANERLRRQFAAQANIIGPWIQTKMEEISHVSVDIAGSLEEQMNSLKQYEQNIINYKSNIDKLEGDHQLSQESLIFDNKHTNYTMEHIRVGWEQLLTTIARTINEVENQILTRDAKGISQEQLNEFRASFNHFDRKRNGMMDPDDFRACLISMGYDLGEVEFARIMTLVDPNNTGVVTFQAFIDFMTRETAETDTAEQVMASFKILASDKNYITVEELRRELPPEQAEYCISRMTRYVGADCPAGALDYISFSSALYGESDL, from the exons ATGACGACGCTCGAGAGCCACATGACGTACACCATCCACCACGAGCAGACCTACATGACCCAGGAGGATGACTGGGACCGAGACCTGCTGCTCGACCCGGCCTGGGAGAAGCAGCAGAGGAAG ACGTTCACAGCCTGGTGTAACTCCCACCTGAGGAAAGCCGGCACACAGATTGAGAACATTGAGGAGGATTTCCGAAATGGCCTGAAGTTGATGTTGCTTCTAGAGGTCATATCAG GCGAGAGGCTCCCCAAGCCAGACAAAGGAAAGATGCGCTTCCACAAGATCGCCAATGTCAATAAAGCTCTTGACTTCATCTGTAGCAAAGGCGTCAAGCTGGTGTCCATCGGCGCAGAGG AAATCGTTGACGGCAATGTGAAAATGACCCTCGGAATGATCTGGACCATCATCTTGCGCTTCGCTATCCAGGACATCTCTGTCGAGG AAACGTCCGCCAAGGAGGGTCTGCTTCTGTGGTGCCAGAGGAAGACCGCCCCGTACAGGAACGTTAACGTGCAGAACTTCCACATCAG TTGGAAGGACGGCCTGGCTCTGTGCGCCCTCATTCATAGACACAGACCCGACCTCATCGACTACTCCAAACTGAGAAAG GATGATCCCATCGGCAACCTGAACACAGCCTTCGAGGTGGCTGAGAAATACCTGGATATCCCAAAGATGTTGGATGCTGAAG ACATCGTCAACACCCCCAAACCTGACGAGAAGGCCATCATGACCTACGTGTCCTGCTTCTACCACGCCTTCGCTGGTGCCGAGCAG GCTGAGACGGCCGCCAACCGGATCTGTAAGGTCCTGGCGGTCAACCAGGAGAACGAGAAGCTGATGGAAGAGTATGAGAAACTGGCCAGTGAG CTCCTGGAGTGGATCCGCCGCACCATCCCCTGGCTGGAGAACCGTGTTGCCGAGCAGACAATGCGGGCCATGCAGCAGAAGCTGGAGGACTTCCGCGACTACCGCCGTGTGCACAAGCCACCCCGTGTGCAGGAAAAGTGTCAGCTGGAGATCAACTTCAACACCCTGCAGACCAAACTGAGGCTCAGCAACAGGCCTGCCTTCATGCCCTCTGAGGGCAAGATGGTGTCG GACATTGCCAATGCctggaagggcctggagcaagtGGAGAAGGGCTATGAGGAGTGGCTGCTTACAGAGATCCGCCGCCTAGAGAGGCTGGACCACCTGGCAGAGAAGTTCAAGCAGAAGTGTAATATGCACGAGTCGTGGACCGCAG GTAAGGAAGACCTGCTCTCCAAGAAGGATTACGAGTCTGCGTCTCTGATGGAGATCCGAGCACTGATGAGGAAACACGAGGCCTTCGAGAGCGACCTGGCTGCTCACCAAGACCGCGTGGAGCAGATTGCTGCCATCGCACAGGAACTCAA CGAGCTGGACTACCACGATGCCGCTAGTGTCAACGCCCGCTGTCAGGGCATTTGTGACCAGTGGGACAACCTGGGCACTCTGACCCAGAAGAGGCGGGATGCTCTGGAG CGTGTGGAGAAGCTGTGGGAGACCATCGACCAGCTGtacctggagtttgccaaaagggCAGCGCCCTTTAACAACTGGATGGATGGAGCTATGGAGGACCTGCAGGACATGTTCATCGTCCACAGCATTGAGGAGATCCAG AGTCTGATCACGGCCCACGACCAGTTCAAAGCCACCTTGCCCGAGGCCGACAAAGAGCGCATGGCGACATTGGGCATCCACACGGAGATCTTGAAAATCGCTCAGACATACGGAATCAAGCTGTCCGGTATCAACCCCTACACCAACCTTACGCCCCAGGACATCGGCACCAAGTGGGACACG GTAAAACACCTGGTGCCCCTCAGAGACCAAATGCTTCAGGAGGAAGTTGCCCGACAGCAGGCCAACGAGCGGCTCAGGCGCCAGTTTGCCGCCCAGGCCAACATCATCGGACCTTGGATCCAAACCAAAATGGAG GAGATTAGCCACGTGTCTGTGGACATCGCCGGCTCTCTCGAGGAACAGATGAACAGTCTGAAGCAGTACGAGCAGAACATCATCAACTACAAGTCCAACATCGACAAGCTGGAGGGCGACCACCAGTTGAGTCAGGAGTCGCTCATTTTCGACAACAAGCACACCAACTACACCATGGAG CACATCCGAGTGGGCTGGGAGCAACTTCTTACCACAATTGCCAGAACCATCAATGAGGTGGAGAACCAGATCCTGACCCGTGACGCCAAGGGCATCAGTCAGGAACAGCTTAATGAATTCAGGGCCTCCTTCAACCACTTTGACAGG AAGAGAAACGGCATGATGGACCCAGACGACTTCCGTGCCTGCTTGATCTCCATGGGCTACGACCTG GGAGAGGTTGAGTTTGCCCGCATCATGACCCTGGTGGACCCCAACAACACTGGCGTCGTCACCTTCCAGGCCTTCATCGACTTCATGACCCGAGAAACCGCAGAAACCGACACGGCCGAGCAAGTCATGGCTTCCTTCAAGATTCTGGCCTCAGACAAA AACTACATCACAGTGGAGGAGCTCCGCCGGGAGCTGCCACCCGAGCAGGCCGAGTACTGCATTAGCCGCATGACGCGCTACGTCGGTGCCGACTGTCCCGCCGGCGCCCTCGACTACATCTCCTTCTCCAGCGCCCTCTACGGCGAGAGTGACCTCTAA
- the klc2 gene encoding kinesin light chain 2 isoform X2 — protein sequence MSTMVYPREEALERLSQDEIVVNTKAVMQGLETLRGEHAQLLNSLLDCAQPHAVQEKSGVLRKSMEAIELGLGEAQVIIALSGHLSAVESEKQKLRAQVRRLCQENQWLRDELAATQHKLQCSEQSVAQLEEEKKHLEFMNQIKKLDDDDSVAASPSEDKNQSSGGDTSKDSLDDLFPNDDEHGAAQPSGEAAAQQGGYEIPARLRTLHNLVIQYASQGRYEVAVPLCKQALEDLEKTSGHDHPDVATMLNILALVYRDQNKYKEAAHLLNDALAIREKTLGKDHPAVAATLNNLAVLYGKRGKYKEAEPLCKRALEIREKVLGKYHPDVAKQLNNLALLCQNQAKYTEVEYYYRRALEIYQSKLGADDPNVAKTKNNLATCYLKQGKFKDAETLYKDILTRAHERDFGSVNNDNKPIWMHAEEREESKGKRKEPGPYVEYGSWYKACKVDSPTVNTTLKSLGALYRRQGKLEAAETLEECASKSRKQGFDAINQSKVVELLKDGGGERGRHSREGGSNSGAPRGDGEADDSAEWNGDGSGSLRRSGSFGKIRDALRRSSEMLVKKLQGSGPQDARNPGMKRASSLNFLNKSTEEAAQDANSGLSDCRGLSASNVDLTRRNSLIG from the exons ATGTCCACCATGGTGTACCCTCGAGAAGAAGCCCTGGAGCGTCTTAGCCAGGACGAGATCGTGGTTAACACCAAGGCCGTCATGCAAGGCTTGGAGACACTACGTGGCGAGCACGCCCAGCTTCTCAACTCGCTCCTGGACTGCGCCCAGCCACACGCCGTGCAGGAAAAGTCCGGCGTGCTGCGGAAGAGCATGGAAGCCATCGAGTTGGGATTGGGAGAAGCGCAG GTGATCATCGCGCTGTCGGGGCACCTGAGCGCCGTGGAGTCCGAGAAGCAGAAGCTCCGAGCTCAGGTGCGGCGTCTTTGTCAAGAAAACCAGTGGCTTCGTGACGAGCTGGCGGCCACGCAACATAAGCTGCAGTGCAGTGAGCAGAGCGTGGCGCAGCTGGAGGAGGAGAAGAAGCACCTAGAGTTCATGAACCAGATCAAGAAGCTGGACGACGACGACTCTGTAGCCGCCTCGCCCTCTGAGGACAAGAACCAAAGCTCGGGTGGAGACACTTCTAAGGACAGCCTAGACGACTTGTTCCCCAACGACGACGAACACGGGGCAG CTCAGCCGAGCGGCGAAGCGGCGGCGCAGCAGGGCGGTTACGAGATCCCGGCCCGCCTCAGGACTCTCCACAATCTGGTGATCCAGTATGCCTCTCAGGGCCGCTACGAAGTGGCCGTGCCGCTTTGTAAGCAGGCCTTGGAGGACCTTGAGAAGACATCAGGGCACGATCACCCCGACGTAGCTACGATGCTTAATATCTTGGCTCTAGTCTACAG GGACCAGAACAAATACAAAGAAGCGGCGCACCTCCTCAACGATGCCCTCGCCATCAGAGAAAAGACGCTAGGCAAGGACCATCCGGCGGTAGCTGCCACCCTCAACAACCTGGCCGTCCTCTATGGCAAGAGGGGCAAGTACAAGGAGGCCGAGCCTTTGTGCAAACGAGCGCTGGAGATCCGAGAGAAG GTGTTGGGCAAGTACCACCCTGACGTGGCCAAGCAGCTGAACAACCTGGCGCTGCTGTGCCAGAACCAGGCCAAGTACACAGAGGTGGAGTACTACTACCGCCGCGCGCTGGAGATCTACCAATCCAAGTTGGGCGCTGACGACCCCAatgtggccaagaccaaaaacaACCTG GCGACGTGCTACTTGAAGCAGGGCAAGTTCAAGGATGCGGAAACGCTTTACAAGGACATCTTGACCCGAGCGCACGAGCGGGACTTTGGTTCCGTCAACA ATGACAACAAGCCCATTTGGATGCACGCAGAAGAGCGAGAGGAGAGCAAG GGCAAGCGCAAGGAGCCGGGGCCGTATGTGGAGTACGGGAGCTGGTACAAGGCATGCAAGGTGGACAG CCCCACGGTCAACACCACCCTCAAGAGTTTAGGTGCCCTCTACCGTCGACAGGGCAAACTAGAGGCAGCAGAGACGTTGGAAGAGTGCGCTAGCAAGTCCCGCAAGCAG GGCTTTGACGCCATCAACCAAAGCAAGGTGGTGGAGCTCCTGAAGGACGGAGGAGGAGAGCGAGGCCGACACAGCAGGGAAGGGGGGAGCAATTCCGGCGCGCCGAGGGGGGACGGCGAGGCCGACGACTCTGCAGAGTGGAACGGG GACGGAAGCGGCTCCCTTCGCCGCAGCGGCTCCTTCGGGAAGATCCGCGACGCCCTTAGAAGGAGCAGCGAGATGCTGGTGAAGAAGCTGCAAGGCAGCGGACCGCAGGATGCGCGCAACCCAGG GATGAAGAGAGCGAGCTCCCTTAATTTCCTTAACAAGAGTACCGAGGAGGCGGCGCAG GATGCAAACTCAGGCCTTTCGGACTGCCGGGGCCTCAGCGCTAGCAACGTGGACCTGACGAGACGCAACTCCCTAATTGGCTAG
- the klc2 gene encoding kinesin light chain 2 isoform X1, translated as MSTMVYPREEALERLSQDEIVVNTKAVMQGLETLRGEHAQLLNSLLDCAQPHAVQEKSGVLRKSMEAIELGLGEAQVIIALSGHLSAVESEKQKLRAQVRRLCQENQWLRDELAATQHKLQCSEQSVAQLEEEKKHLEFMNQIKKLDDDDSVAASPSEDKNQSSGGDTSKDSLDDLFPNDDEHGAAAQPSGEAAAQQGGYEIPARLRTLHNLVIQYASQGRYEVAVPLCKQALEDLEKTSGHDHPDVATMLNILALVYRDQNKYKEAAHLLNDALAIREKTLGKDHPAVAATLNNLAVLYGKRGKYKEAEPLCKRALEIREKVLGKYHPDVAKQLNNLALLCQNQAKYTEVEYYYRRALEIYQSKLGADDPNVAKTKNNLATCYLKQGKFKDAETLYKDILTRAHERDFGSVNNDNKPIWMHAEEREESKGKRKEPGPYVEYGSWYKACKVDSPTVNTTLKSLGALYRRQGKLEAAETLEECASKSRKQGFDAINQSKVVELLKDGGGERGRHSREGGSNSGAPRGDGEADDSAEWNGDGSGSLRRSGSFGKIRDALRRSSEMLVKKLQGSGPQDARNPGMKRASSLNFLNKSTEEAAQDANSGLSDCRGLSASNVDLTRRNSLIG; from the exons ATGTCCACCATGGTGTACCCTCGAGAAGAAGCCCTGGAGCGTCTTAGCCAGGACGAGATCGTGGTTAACACCAAGGCCGTCATGCAAGGCTTGGAGACACTACGTGGCGAGCACGCCCAGCTTCTCAACTCGCTCCTGGACTGCGCCCAGCCACACGCCGTGCAGGAAAAGTCCGGCGTGCTGCGGAAGAGCATGGAAGCCATCGAGTTGGGATTGGGAGAAGCGCAG GTGATCATCGCGCTGTCGGGGCACCTGAGCGCCGTGGAGTCCGAGAAGCAGAAGCTCCGAGCTCAGGTGCGGCGTCTTTGTCAAGAAAACCAGTGGCTTCGTGACGAGCTGGCGGCCACGCAACATAAGCTGCAGTGCAGTGAGCAGAGCGTGGCGCAGCTGGAGGAGGAGAAGAAGCACCTAGAGTTCATGAACCAGATCAAGAAGCTGGACGACGACGACTCTGTAGCCGCCTCGCCCTCTGAGGACAAGAACCAAAGCTCGGGTGGAGACACTTCTAAGGACAGCCTAGACGACTTGTTCCCCAACGACGACGAACACGGGGCAG CAGCTCAGCCGAGCGGCGAAGCGGCGGCGCAGCAGGGCGGTTACGAGATCCCGGCCCGCCTCAGGACTCTCCACAATCTGGTGATCCAGTATGCCTCTCAGGGCCGCTACGAAGTGGCCGTGCCGCTTTGTAAGCAGGCCTTGGAGGACCTTGAGAAGACATCAGGGCACGATCACCCCGACGTAGCTACGATGCTTAATATCTTGGCTCTAGTCTACAG GGACCAGAACAAATACAAAGAAGCGGCGCACCTCCTCAACGATGCCCTCGCCATCAGAGAAAAGACGCTAGGCAAGGACCATCCGGCGGTAGCTGCCACCCTCAACAACCTGGCCGTCCTCTATGGCAAGAGGGGCAAGTACAAGGAGGCCGAGCCTTTGTGCAAACGAGCGCTGGAGATCCGAGAGAAG GTGTTGGGCAAGTACCACCCTGACGTGGCCAAGCAGCTGAACAACCTGGCGCTGCTGTGCCAGAACCAGGCCAAGTACACAGAGGTGGAGTACTACTACCGCCGCGCGCTGGAGATCTACCAATCCAAGTTGGGCGCTGACGACCCCAatgtggccaagaccaaaaacaACCTG GCGACGTGCTACTTGAAGCAGGGCAAGTTCAAGGATGCGGAAACGCTTTACAAGGACATCTTGACCCGAGCGCACGAGCGGGACTTTGGTTCCGTCAACA ATGACAACAAGCCCATTTGGATGCACGCAGAAGAGCGAGAGGAGAGCAAG GGCAAGCGCAAGGAGCCGGGGCCGTATGTGGAGTACGGGAGCTGGTACAAGGCATGCAAGGTGGACAG CCCCACGGTCAACACCACCCTCAAGAGTTTAGGTGCCCTCTACCGTCGACAGGGCAAACTAGAGGCAGCAGAGACGTTGGAAGAGTGCGCTAGCAAGTCCCGCAAGCAG GGCTTTGACGCCATCAACCAAAGCAAGGTGGTGGAGCTCCTGAAGGACGGAGGAGGAGAGCGAGGCCGACACAGCAGGGAAGGGGGGAGCAATTCCGGCGCGCCGAGGGGGGACGGCGAGGCCGACGACTCTGCAGAGTGGAACGGG GACGGAAGCGGCTCCCTTCGCCGCAGCGGCTCCTTCGGGAAGATCCGCGACGCCCTTAGAAGGAGCAGCGAGATGCTGGTGAAGAAGCTGCAAGGCAGCGGACCGCAGGATGCGCGCAACCCAGG GATGAAGAGAGCGAGCTCCCTTAATTTCCTTAACAAGAGTACCGAGGAGGCGGCGCAG GATGCAAACTCAGGCCTTTCGGACTGCCGGGGCCTCAGCGCTAGCAACGTGGACCTGACGAGACGCAACTCCCTAATTGGCTAG